In Bernardetia litoralis DSM 6794, the genomic window GTATCGAAAAATGGGTAATGCAGTAGGGCAAAACCAGTTTGTTTTTCCAGAAGGAAATCTACAAACAGATATAAATGTTTCTAATCGTGCTTTGACAGGAATTATTTATGCAACAAAGTCTTTTGATATTGGCAAACTTCCTCTTTCAGCAAAAACTCAAATTATTTGGAATCGGATGGAAAGTCAGAATTTTTTTAATGGACTAAAAAATGATTTTATAAATAATTTTACAAAATATCAACTTGACTTAAATTCTCATTCGAAAGGAATATTTAATATTTCGCTTTCAAGTTATTTTCAAAAAAATAATTTAGTTTCTTCACTTAATCCATCTACAATAAGTCTGAATCAATATCAATTTTTGATAAGTCCATTTTTTCAAATTAATTCAAAAATCAATTTTTCATTTTCTTATGAGCAGTTTTTCTATCAAAATACTTCTCAAAATATTTCTTTCAATTTTTTACATACAAAAGTAAATTATCGGTTTATAAAAAGAATGAACTTAAAATTAGAAGGGTATAATATCTTAAATACTGATGCAATAAACTCCATAAATCTCACACCCATTTATACACAAAATTTTGCTAGACAGATACTAGGAAGAACTATTTTGATAGGATTAAATTATAATTTCTAATTTTAGGCAAAAAAATTAAAAAAAAGACTTCAAAAATAAGATTATTTGAAGTCTTTTCAATATTTTTAAGTATCAATTTTTTATTGCTTAATAAACATGCTGCCCCCCATTGATAGCAAAGTTTGCACCTGTAACAAAACCAGCTTTATCCGAAACAAGGTAAGTGATAATATCTGCAATTTCTTCAGGTGTTCCCAGTCTTCCAACAGGAATTTGGGCAATAATTTGATTGCGAATATTCTCAGGAACAGCCATAACCATCTCAGTAGCAACATATCCAGGCGAAACTGTATTTACAGTAATTCCTTTTTTTGCAGTTTCCATGGCTAAACTTTTTGTAAAACCATGCATTCCTGCTTTGGCTGCGCTATAATTTACCTGTCCAAATTGCCCACGTTGAGCATTTACAGAAGAAATATTAATTATTCTACCAAAACTATTTTCTAACATTGGATTAATAGCATGACGACAACAATTAAAAACACTTGTCAGATTGACATCAATTACAGATTTCCATTGTTTAAGTGACATTTTTCGAAAAGAAGTATCTTGTGTAATTCCTGCATTATTTATCAAAATATCTACATTTCCGATTCCGTTTTTAATGTCTTCAAACATTTTTTCTACCTCATCAAAATCAGAAACGTCAGCCATTGCTAAAGGTAATTTATAACCTTCCTTTTTTAATTTTGTACTCCATTCTTCAGCTTTTTCTCGGTTGCGATAATGTGCCACAACAATATAACCTTCGTCGTGTAATTTTTTGCAAATAGCTGTTCCGATGCCTCCTGTCGAACCTGTTACTAAAGCGACTTTTTTGTTGTCTTTGTCCATAATTGAAAAATATTATCTGTGTGTTAGTATTAAATTAATTTTACTTTAAAGCCATTATTTTATCTAAATAATCTTTAAATAATTAAATTTCAATATAAACCTAAATAACCAAATCACAAAATAGAAATAAGCTATTTTCTGTGTTTTGTATGAAATAATACTTTTCTTTATTGTGATATTTTTTTTTATAAAGACACTTTAGTTATAATTCTGTATTTTTGCATAAAATTTTACTAAGAAATTAATTCATTATTCAATTTTGTCAATAATAAAAAGACAAAAGAGATTTAAAAATATAGAAAAGCTGTTTTATGGCAACTAGCAATACAGAACAAGAAAAACATGAAGACCTTCACAAAAGAGAAGCTGATTTTCATGACGACTGGGCAACTTCTGAAGACCTTGCAGAGATAGATGTAGTAGCACTTTTTGAAGGACTTTGTGCCATCGAAAATCGTTATATGATTGAGCAAATGGGTAATCTTCAAGGCAAAAAAATACTTGATGTAGGTGCAGGTTTGGGCGAAAGTTCGGTTTATTTTGCAATGCAAGGAGCAGAAGTTACTTATACAGATATTTCTCCACAAATGGGAGAGCTTGCAAAAGAATTAGCTGCAAGATATAATATAAAAATCAATGTAGTTATTTCTCCAGCCGAAAAAATGGTTTTTGAGAAAGATTATTTCGATATTGTTTATTGTGCAAATCTGATGCACCATGTTCCAGAAACAGAGCATACAATTTGGTTAGAAAATATCCATCAATTTTTGAGAAAAGGTGGAAAACTTTATACTTGGGATCCAATAAAATACAACCCTGTTATTAATGTTTACCGTAAAATGGCAATGGATGTCAGAACGATTGATGAAATGCCTTTGGGGTTTGATATTCTAAAAAAATATAAAGCTACTTTTTCGAATGTTCATCACAAAGAATTTTGGCTTTCTACGCTTGTTTTGTTTTTGTATTATTATTTTATAAAAAGATACAATCCAAATAAAGTTCGTTATTGGAAACGCATTTATAAGGAGAATGAAAAAACGATTGGTTGGTGGTTCAAACCTCTTTCTGCTTTGGATAATTTCTTTTTGAAAATCCCTTTGATAAATCGTTTGGCTTGGAATATTGTGATTGTCGCAGAGAAGTAGTTTTTTATTAAATTTAGTAGGGAAAATGGCTTGCCTTTTCCTATGCTACTAACAAATAAGCCTATTAGATTTTTATAATCTAATAGGCTTTTTCTATTTCAAACTATTGTCAGAGTTGTTTCGGATTACCAAAAAACTTAGCCGTTGTCGATGTCCTCACCAACGACAAATATATATTTATCTATTCAAATAAACCATCAAAACCGAAATATCGGAAGGACTAATTCCACTGATTCGGGATGCTTGCCCTAATGTACGAGGCTGAATTTTGGTCAATTTATTTCTAGCTTCCATTGAAAGTGAAGGCATCGAATGATAATCAAGACCATCAAACAAATGTAAGTCTTCCAGACGTTGCATTTTTTCTACTAATTGTTTTTCTTTTTGTACATATTCAGAATATTTGATTTGAATTTCGGCTTGTTCCAAAATCTCTTCTTTGTTTTTTGTACCTGAATATTTTTCTAACAAAGTAGCAATTTCGCTGTCCATTCTACCCAAATCTTTCAACTGAACTTGTGGACGTTTTACAATATCAACAGATTTTACTTTTTGCTTCAATTCAGAAGTTCCTAATTCTTTCAAAATAGGATTTGCTTTATCTAATTCAAGACTTCTTTTTGACAAAAATTTGACTACTTGTTTTACTTCTTCTTCTTTTTCTTTCATTTTCATAAGACGAGCTTCCGAAGCCAAACCAATATCAAAACCCTTTTGAGTAAGACGGACATCAGCATTATCTTGACGCAACAAAATACGATATTCTGCTCTTGAAGTAAACATTCTGTAAGGTTCTTCTGTGCCTTTATGAATCAAATCATCAATCAAAACACCAATATAAGCATCAGAACGAGAAAGCGTAAAGACTTCTTTTTCTTGTGCTTTTTGATGAGCATTTATTCCAGCCATAAGACCTTGACAAGCAGCTTCTTCATAGCCTGTTGTGCCATTTATCTGACCTGCAAAATACAGATTTTCAATGCGTTTTGTTTCTAATGTTTCCTTTAATTGTGTGGGTTGGAAAAAGTCATATTCAATCGCATATCCGGGACGGAACATTTTTGCTTTCTCAAAACCTACAATTTGATTGAGTGCCTTTTGCTGAACTTCATAAGGTAGTGAAGTCGAAAAACCATTTACATACACTTCTACGGTGTCCCAGCCTTCGGGTTCTACAAAAATTTGATGTCTGTCACGCTCCGAAAAACGAACAATTTTATCTTCGATAGAAGGACAATATCTTGGTCCTAATCCTTTTATACGTCCTGCAAACATAGGCGATTTCTCAAAACCAGTTTGCAAAATCTCATGAACTTTCGGATTTGTATAAGTAATATAACAACTACGTTGCTTTTCTAATGGTTTTGTTTCATCAGAATAAGAGAATTTTGATGGATTTTCGTCGCCTTTTTGTTCTTCAATGGCTTCGTAATTGATAGTTCTGCCATCTACTCGTGGTGGCGTTCCTGTTTTCATTCTGCCAGCCTCAAAACCTAATTCTACTAATTGTCCTGTAATTCCTGTGGCTGCTCGCTCGCCTGCACGTCCTCCTCCAAATTGTTTTTCTCCAATATGAATAAGTCCATTTAGAAAAGTTCCGTTTGTAAGGATTACTGTTTTTGATTCAAACTCAATTCCTAATTGGGTTCTTACTCCACATACTTTTCCATCACGCACTACCAAACCTTCAACCATCTCTTGCCAAAGGTCAATATTTTTATTTTCTTCTAAAGCTGTTCTCCATTCTTCAGCAAAACGCATTCGGTCGCTCTGACAACGTGGACTCCACATTGCTGCACCTTTCGAACGGTTGAGCATTCTGAATTGTATCATTGTTTTGTCTGTAATAATTCCAGACATTCCACCTAAGGCATCTATTTCTCGCACGATTTGACCTTTTGCAACGCCTCCCATAGCAGGGTTACAACTCATTTGAGCAATCGTGTGCATATTCATTGTTACTAACAAAACTTTTGAGCCTAATGTGGCTGCTGTGTGGGCTGCTTCACAACCTGCGTGTCCTGCGCCCACTATTATTACATCATACATAAACAGTTATCATTTATCATTTAGACGCACAACTGTGCGACTGTACTTCTATAATCAGTTAATTACTTTCTCTAACTGTAATTTACTCATATTGTCTTTTCAATTAGCTACGCTGCTTTGGCAGGTCATAATTGAATATACAAAATTACAATAATGTAGCGTTTTTTACTAATTTTTAGTTCCTTGATTTTTAAGGAATTATGTTTTGCCAACCGTAAACGAGGCTTCTAGCCGTTGTTTAGGTATGTAAATCCTCGTTTACGGCTAAAAGCCTAAACGACGGTTACTTTACCAATAAAAAACACCAAAAACCATTTTGTTTTTATAAAAATAGTTGCGTTCTTTATTAGCTTACAAAAAAATCTAAAAATACAGTTAATGGATAATAAAGAAGTAAATAAACCAGAACAGGTTTTGTGGCTTGAGGAACAGCTTGGGTTTAAATTAGACGAAAGAAAAACTGAAAACGGTTTAATAGATAATGGTTATATGATTGATGATAATAAAGAAATTATAGGACTAAATTTATTTTACAGGGATATAACAAACATTTCCTTCTTACTCAATTTGAGGGAATTAGAGATATTACGCATCAGCTACAATAAAATTAAAGATATTTCTATTTTATCAGAACTAGCAAAGTCAAAGGTTTTAAATATTAGTAATAATTATGTATCAGATATATCGTCTCTGTCTAATTTAAAGACTTTGGAGGTACTATTTGCTAATCACAATGAAATATTCGATGTTTCTCCTTTATTAGATTTGCACAGATTAAAATTCCTAGACCTTAGTCATAATTTTTTATCAAATCTTTTTGCTTTGTCAAATCTAACACAACTGGAAGATTTACGTCTTAACTATAATCGAATTTATGATATTTCATTTTTATCTAGTTTATCAAACCTCACAAATCTTAAAAACCTAAAGACTTTAGACCTTAGTCTAAATGAGATTTCAGATATTTCTTTTTTATCAGAATTAAAGAATCTAAGGAACTTATATCTCAGTTATAATCAAGTTTTAAACATTTCTGCTTTAGTGAAACTGGATAAATTAATTAAAATACATATTGATTACAACCAAATTTCAAGTAAAGAAGGGATAAAAGAAATAGTAGAGAATGAAAATCTTAGAGAGCTTTACTTATATGGTAACTTTATTCCTTACCTTCCAAAAGAATTGATAGGAACACATAGTAGAAGCAACTGCCTCCAAGACCTAAGAAACTACTACCAAAACCAAGATTTTGTTCCAAACAAAGAAATAAAAGTAGTCATTTTAGGTAATGGAATGGTAGGAAAAAGTACACTTTTGAATCGTTTTTTAAATCCTGATGATGACTGGAGTAAAACGAAAATAAAAATTGAAGACCGTACAGAGGGAATTGTAATAAAAGAAAATATTCCTTTTTATTTGGAAGACGACAAAGAAATAAGATTGAATATTTGGGATTTTGGAGGACAAGAAGTGTATCATGGAACGCATCGTCTTTTTCTGAATAAAGATGCTGTTTATATTATTGTTTGGACATTGGAAACGGACGAACAAAAAGAAGAAATCCGTCAAGATTTGAATTATTGGTTAGATTATGCACAAGATTTGGCTATTGATAGTCCTATTATTTTAGTACATAGTCAGTGCGAGAAGGTAAAAGATGAAGACCAAGAAAAAATCAGAGAACAAAAAATGCTTGGTTGGAATGAAAAATATAAAAATAATATTGTAGAGGAATATTTACCTTTTTCGGCTAAGGAAAAAATAGGAGTTGAAGAGCTAAACAAAGCCATTAGAAAAGCTATAAAGGATAAGCTTTCAGATAGGGTAGAAACAAAAATTCCTAAAAAATGGTCAGATTTGCGTGATGATTTAAGGAAATTAAGAGAAAAGGAAGAAGACAAGAAAAACGAAATTTCAAAAGAAGATTATTTGAAAGAATGTGCCAACTATGAAATAGAAGAATCAGAAGCCGAAACGATTCTTACTTTTTTGCATCGAACAGGCTTTTTGTATTATTACACAGAATTATCAAAAAATATTATTCTCAATCAGACGTGGGCAATAGAAGCCATTTATGAAGCCTTAAAACCGAGTGGTTTAGTAAAAGACAAAAATGGAAAAATAAGTTCTGAAAGATTAAAAAGGCTTTGGATAGAAAAAGGGTATTCAGAAGAAGAAGCCAAAACCTTTATTGACTTTATGGTGAGTTCTGAAATTTGTTTTTGTAAGGAGCAGCAAAATTATAGAGATTTAGAAAACCCTACTTTTATTGTTCCTCATTATTTAGAAGAACCTAATCCTTTACTTATAGAGTGGGATAAGCCAGATAGTTTTTATATAATTTACAAACCTCAATTTTTTCATAAAGGAATTGCAGAGCGTTTTTTAAGCCGTTTAGGGCGTTTAAGTGGACAAAATGCGTTATGGAAAGATGGAATTCTTCTGAAAAGTGATATTTTTTCAAGTAAAGCATTGATTACTTTTGATAGAGAAAAGAAAGAAGTCAATATTTCTACTGAAAACTATGAGCTTTTGGAAGCCGTACTAAAAGAACTCAATAAAATTTTAGATGAAGGTTCACAAACCAAGCCTTCTGAAAAAGTAACATTTTTTTATTCGCTTGATGGTAATGAATTTGTTGAGAAAAAAATGATTGACTATTCTAAAAAAACAGGAGGGAATTTAGTAGAAAATACAAAAGGAGTTATGACAGAATTAAATCCCTTTTTAGAGAAATATAATTTTGGTTCTACTGAAAAAACTGTTTCTAAAGAATCTGATTTTGAAAAGGAAGACAAACAAAATGAAACTTTACTTACCAGAGAAGCTAATAATAAGAAAAATATTACTGTTATGAATGAAAATCAAACAAATTCAACAATTCAAAAAGCCTTAAAACATATTGAAAACGCTAATTATGGTGGTTATTTTGAAGAAATGGATAAAATTGTTCCTACTTTTCAAAGAGCAATTTATAGTGAACTAAAAGGAAAGTTTATTGCAGGAAATATTCCTTATAACTTTCATCAATCTTTAAGTATGTTTGCTAGAGAATTAAATAATCAATCTAGTTCAATATTAAATCAATCTACCTCAACAAATTCAAATGATATGTCTTCAAATCAAAACTCAAATTCTCCAATCAACATAACTATTACGAACAGTCCCCAAAATACGAATACAAGTATAAACACGAATAAAAACGATAATAATCAACAAATTGATTTCAAAGCTTTTGAAAATAGTTTGATTGATTTGCAGCGTAATTTGGGTTATGCAAAACAAGAAATAGAGGAAAAGATAAATAAGGAAGGCGAAAATGCCCAACTTGTTGAAGCAAAAGAAATTATAGCAAAAACGATAGATGCAGCCGAGCAAATTGAAGAAGATGCAGAAAAAGCGATTGATGGAGATAAAAAAGCAGAGAAAAATATCAAAAAAGATAAATCTGGATTTTTTAGAGTTGTAAAAGCTTGTGCTACTTATTTTCCTAAAATAGCTGAGAAAGCAATAAATCCAAAAACTTGGGAAGATGCTGAAAAAAGTTTAGTCGCAGCAGGAAAATTTGGCGAGCAATTAGGAAATATGATGTAGTTTATTGGTCTGACCTAAATAGAAAGGTAATCTCATTAAAGCAGACCGAAATAAACCTATCTATTTACAAAACCTTCTTTACTTTCCTCAAAAACCCCATAAGCATAGGATTCAAAAACTTACTTCGCTGATAAACCTGTTTTACTTCGGGGTTTTGGGCTACAAAATCAGCTTCATTTTTGACTAAATAAGAAGTTATTTTTTTTACTTGTTTCCAACTTTGAGCCTGTTCTTGTTTGTTTGTCGTTTCGATGGCTTCGTAATAAAAAATAAGTTGGTTCAGAAGATTATAACAAAAAGCGAGATGTAACTGCTGTTCTGTAAAAGAATTATTTATTTCAAAAATATCATCAGAATCATTACTTTCTGTATAAAAATTTAATTCTCTAAATTTTGAAATTGTCTTTTTTACTACTTCTTGATGATTTGGGTTTTTACTTTTCTCAAAAGAACGCAAAATTTTACTAAAAACTTTCGCATAATCACGAGCAAAACCACTTTGTTGTGTCAGACTTTTACTTTCATTATGATATAAATATTTTGAGAAAATATTATCTATATAAATACTCTTTTCATTCAAAAAAACAGGAACAAAAAACTCATAATCCATTCCAAAATGAAATTCTTGTTTTAGATTCCCATAGTTGTTTATTAATTCTTTTCTAAAAAAAGAAGAAGGTTGAGGAAATGGAAGCCCAGCCAAAGAACGTTCTAAAAAGTTAGTTTTGGAAGCTCCAAATTCTTTGTCTTGCATATTTTCGCCAAAAAGAATCGTTTTTCCGTGAGCTACAAAGATTTCTTTATTGGTGTCTTTTTCAAACTCGGCTGCAATTTGATGTAAAGCATTGGGCATAAGTTGGTCATCCGAATTAATCCAAGTGATAATATCGCCTGTTGCATGTTTAAAACCTTTATTGATAGCGTGGCTTTGTCCTTCGTCTTTTTCGCTTACCCAAAAAGCAAAATGCTCTTTGTACTTTTCTATGATTTCTAACGAACCATCATTACTCCCTCCATCAATCAAAATATATTCTAAATCATCATATCCTTGTGAAATAATAGATTGAATAGTTTTTTCAAGATAAGCAGCTTGATTGTAAGAAGGAGTAATGATAGAAATACGCATTAATAAATTTGAAGTCAGATTTTAGAAGTATGAAGTAAATGCGAGTACAAAGTCATATTAGGGAAAATGACTTGTTTTTCCTAGTAAAATTTAAAACAATTAATTCAGAAAGTAATTTTCCCTAACTGGTAACTGATTATTTTGTATTTGCTTGTTGATAAATAGCTTCTGCACGTTCGAAGTCTTGTGCTGATGATTCAGAAAAACCGTCATGAATAAGCGTTTCGATAATTTTATTTCGCTCTCCTGTATAAGGCAAATCTTGTTTTTTAGCCAAAATAAAAGGAATTTTTTCTGCTGAAACTCCTTCTGTAAGAAGCACATCAGAAAATTCAAAATCTGCGTCTGACTGTATATTAATAATAATAGCAGCAACTTTTTCAGTCAGACATTTGAAGAAAATAGCACTTTTGTCTTTACGAGTTTGAAGATAACGAATAGAACCGTTCATAATTTTTTGTTTTTTTACTTTTTAATTAGAGGAAATTAAAATGAAGTCAAAAGTACGTAAATTTTATTTTAGAATTACAATTTAAAGACAAAAGACAGAGGAGTTGTTTAAGAATTGGTTTGTATTTATTTGTTGGTGTCGCTGTGCCAAAACATACAACAAAGGTTGTGTTATTTTTTTTTAGAAGTGGTTTGCAAATGCACTTCTAAGGAAAAATTATCTTGTATTTTGTCCAAGTCTGTACCGAAGGTCTGACTTGAACAAAATACAAAATAGAATTAATTTTATGTTTAAAATTATCTAAAAGGCAAAAATTGTCAGAGAACCAAAATATATTTTGAATCATAGAGAATAAAAAAAACTTTTTTTGAAACAATTATTTTAGAAAGTAATTTTACCTTACTGATTACTGATTACTGATTACTGATTACTGCTAATTGTTTCATTGCTGCTTTGGTTGCGTAGTGCGTTTTTCCGTTTGTTTGCATCAAAATATCGACAGATTTTTGGAGATATTTTTTACCTTTTTCTTTATCATTTAAGGCTATATAACAACTTCCTAAACGAAAATTGACCATTCCTCTATAATAATGAATTGTTGGAATGGGAGGCGTAGCAAGTAATTCATCTGCTTTTTGAGCATCTTGAAACGCTTTTTGAGGTTCATTTTTACCTAACCAAATTTCTGCCCTAGCTAAAAGTGGAACACCTGTAACATAATGCGTTTCTCCAAAAAGCTGTTTATAAGTTTCATTTGCTTGATTTATATACACCAAAGCCGAATCGAACTCTTTTAATTTGGTATAATAAAAACCTACATTCAATGCTGATGCTGCTGTTCTATCATTTTTTTCTCCATATTTATTGACAAAACCATTATAAGCACGCAGCGCAATCGGTTTTCCCAAATCATGACGGTCTTGAGCTGCATAAACGGCTGCCAAATTATTAAGCGCAGTAAGTGTATGTTTGTGTTGCATTCCTAATTCTGCCTCCATAATTTTGAGAGCTTCTTTATTTATGGTTTCGGCACGAATGAGGTTTTGCTGCTTGAAATAAACAGAAGCCATATTTATTTTTACAAGTGCTAATCCGACCGAATCTTGATTTACTTTTTGCTTGATAAATAATTCTCGTTCATACAAAGAAAGTGCCTCATCTAGTCTTCCCATTTGATTGGCAACCAAACCACGAAACGATAAATTATTACCATAATTGGCTGTAATCGTATCATTTTTTACAAAAATTTCTCCTGCTTGTTGCAAAATAGATTCTGCTTTTTCTAAATCTGCTCTTGATATTTGAAGAAATAAACCATATTCATTTAATAAAACAGCATATTTATTATGTTCTTTTGTATAGGTTTTTTCAAAAATATCAAAGGCTTCTTGAAATATAGAATCTGTTTTTTCTACATCTTTATTTGTTTCAAAAGACCATGCAGCTATTTTTCTGATACTTTCAGCTACTCGTGGCGAGTTTCTACCATATTGTTTGATAAATTTTGGTAATAATTTTTCTTCTAGTTCTGTTCCTTCTTTTGCCAAATTCATATTATCATACAAATTAGATAAAATAGTAAGGAGTTCAGTTTGTAGTTCTTGCTGGTCTTCTAAATTTCGAAATACTTTTTTCTCACTTGCCTTTAAAAACTCACTTACTTTTATATCTTTTCCTTCCGAATCCTGTAATCTTGGGTCTGGACTTTTAAACAAATCAGTAATAAAAGCTAGTGTTTGTTCTGCTCTTTGTTTTTCTTGTTTTGTTTTGTAGGCTTGATAAGTTGTTCCAAAAATTCCACCAATAAGCGCAATGAAAAGCAATGTAAAACCTATCCAAGCTGATTTATTTCGTTCGAATGCCTTACGAGTTTTGTAACTCCAAGAATTAGGTTTTGCAATAATAGGACGTTTTTGTAAGTAACGCTCAATATCTTCTGCCAACTGTTCGGCTGATTGATAACGTCTTTCTGGTTCGGTGCGAAGTGCCATCAAAACAATCGATTGCAACTCAGATTTTAATGTTTTTTTAAGTCCTTTTTTATCTGTTTTTCTTTCTTTAGCTACTTTTTGAGCTTGATTTTCAGAAAACTCTTCATAAATCTTAGAGGGTGTTGGAGTTTGAGAAGTTGTTAATTTCTTTTCCCATTCCAAAACAGATTCATTTTTATCAAAAACAAATGGTCTTCTTCCACTCAATAATTCGAAAAGTAAAATTCCTAATTGATAAATATCGCTTGAAGTACTTATTATTTTTCCTTGTATTTGTTCTGGACTTGCATATTCGGGAGTCAAAAGTCGCATAGCCGTTTTGGTTCTCAAGTCATTGTCTTCATCCAAAACTTTTGCAATTCCAAAATCTAATAGTTTTAATGAATTATGTGTATTCTTTGTAGTATCTTTTTGATTATTTTCTATTAGAATATTTGAAGGTTTCAAATCTCTATGAATAACCAAATTTCTGTGAGCGTATTGTAAAGTCCTACAAATCTGAATAAAAATTTCTAAACGTTCTTTTATAGAAAGATTATTTTTATCACAATATTCTATCAAATCCATTCCTTCTACATATTCCATCACAAAATAAGGAAGTCCATTTGGCGCAAGTCCACTATTCAATATTTTGGAAATATTTGGGTGATTTAGAGAAGCCAAAATTTGTTTTTCAGCCATAAAACGCCTCAAAACCTCATCAGAATCCATTCCACGTTTGATAACTTTAATAGCTACTTTTTGCTCAAATTCTCCATCAATTCGTTTTGCCAAATAAACAACAGCCATTCCTCCTCGTCCAATTTCTTTTTCGATTTGATAAATACCTACTTTTTCGCCTTCTGAAAGTAGTGTTGTTTCGGTTGCTTTTTGCCATGCAGTCGAAACTTTACCTTCTAAGTTTCCAAAAAAACTATTTGCT contains:
- a CDS encoding serine/threonine-protein kinase; protein product: MNANRWQLIQDIFSEALELEGQERENYILSKTKEDTELKQEVENLLQSSEKANSFFGNLEGKVSTAWQKATETTLLSEGEKVGIYQIEKEIGRGGMAVVYLAKRIDGEFEQKVAIKVIKRGMDSDEVLRRFMAEKQILASLNHPNISKILNSGLAPNGLPYFVMEYVEGMDLIEYCDKNNLSIKERLEIFIQICRTLQYAHRNLVIHRDLKPSNILIENNQKDTTKNTHNSLKLLDFGIAKVLDEDNDLRTKTAMRLLTPEYASPEQIQGKIISTSSDIYQLGILLFELLSGRRPFVFDKNESVLEWEKKLTTSQTPTPSKIYEEFSENQAQKVAKERKTDKKGLKKTLKSELQSIVLMALRTEPERRYQSAEQLAEDIERYLQKRPIIAKPNSWSYKTRKAFERNKSAWIGFTLLFIALIGGIFGTTYQAYKTKQEKQRAEQTLAFITDLFKSPDPRLQDSEGKDIKVSEFLKASEKKVFRNLEDQQELQTELLTILSNLYDNMNLAKEGTELEEKLLPKFIKQYGRNSPRVAESIRKIAAWSFETNKDVEKTDSIFQEAFDIFEKTYTKEHNKYAVLLNEYGLFLQISRADLEKAESILQQAGEIFVKNDTITANYGNNLSFRGLVANQMGRLDEALSLYERELFIKQKVNQDSVGLALVKINMASVYFKQQNLIRAETINKEALKIMEAELGMQHKHTLTALNNLAAVYAAQDRHDLGKPIALRAYNGFVNKYGEKNDRTAASALNVGFYYTKLKEFDSALVYINQANETYKQLFGETHYVTGVPLLARAEIWLGKNEPQKAFQDAQKADELLATPPIPTIHYYRGMVNFRLGSCYIALNDKEKGKKYLQKSVDILMQTNGKTHYATKAAMKQLAVISNQ